One Pantoea trifolii DNA segment encodes these proteins:
- a CDS encoding sulfate ABC transporter substrate-binding protein, with the protein MTLPISKKWLGGIALSCALASAAQATELLNSSYDVSRELFVALNAPFEKQWDAAHPNDKLTIKQSHAGSSKQALAILQGLRADVVTYNQVTDVQVLHDKGQLIPADWQQRLPNSSSPFYSTMAFLVRKGNPKQIHSWADLARDNVKLIFPNPKTSGNGRYTYLAAWGAADQADGNDKAKTEAYMAKFLKNVEVFDTGGRGATTTFAERGLGDVLISFESEVNNIRNQYGKDQYDVIVPKTNILAEFPVAWVDKNVEHNGTTDAAKAYLNYLYTPEAQKIITSYYYRVNNAQLMAEQKDRFPQTELFNVKDAFGGWDNVMKIHFASGGELDKLLAAGRG; encoded by the coding sequence ATGACACTTCCGATTTCGAAAAAATGGCTTGGCGGTATCGCGCTGTCGTGTGCTTTAGCCAGTGCGGCGCAAGCAACCGAGTTGCTGAATAGCTCCTACGACGTTTCGCGCGAACTGTTTGTTGCCCTGAATGCACCCTTTGAAAAGCAGTGGGACGCTGCGCATCCCAATGACAAGCTGACCATCAAGCAGTCGCACGCCGGTTCTTCTAAGCAGGCGCTGGCGATTCTGCAAGGTCTGCGCGCCGATGTGGTGACTTACAATCAGGTTACTGATGTGCAGGTGCTGCATGATAAAGGCCAACTGATTCCCGCTGACTGGCAACAGCGTCTGCCAAACAGCAGCTCACCGTTTTACTCCACCATGGCGTTTCTGGTGCGTAAGGGTAATCCAAAGCAGATTCACAGCTGGGCCGATCTGGCGCGCGATAACGTGAAGCTGATTTTCCCAAATCCAAAAACGTCCGGTAACGGTCGTTATACCTATCTAGCCGCGTGGGGCGCTGCCGATCAGGCTGATGGCAACGATAAAGCTAAAACTGAAGCTTATATGGCGAAGTTCCTCAAGAACGTTGAAGTGTTTGATACCGGCGGTCGCGGCGCTACCACTACGTTTGCCGAGCGCGGGCTGGGCGATGTGCTGATCAGCTTTGAATCGGAAGTGAATAACATCCGTAATCAGTACGGCAAAGATCAGTACGACGTGATCGTGCCGAAAACCAATATTCTGGCGGAGTTCCCGGTGGCGTGGGTCGACAAAAATGTCGAGCACAACGGCACCACCGACGCGGCCAAAGCCTATCTGAATTATCTCTACACGCCTGAAGCGCAGAAAATTATCACCAGTTACTACTATCGCGTGAACAATGCGCAGTTGATGGCGGAGCAGAAAGATCGCTTCCCACAAACTGAACTGTTCAACGTCAAAGATGCCTTTGGCGGCTGGGACAACGTGATGAAAATCCATTTCGCCAGTGGCGGTGAGCTGGACAAACTACTGGCAGCGGGGCGCGGTTAA
- a CDS encoding Dyp-type peroxidase — protein sequence MSQFQSGILLEHRRFAIWLEARVTGDLDALRQGSKSFLQQLEALQTKFSDAGMGAVIAFGDALWRDLQGNASAPELKAFAALGNGIAPATQRDLLIHIQSQRHDVNFALAQAALSAFAAAVNIEEETHGFRWIEDRDLSGFVDGTENPQGEARKDVAIISAGPDAGGSYVFTQRWEHNLKLWNRMAVEKQEAIIGRTKETDEELPGDRRPVTSHLSRVDLKEEGKGLKILRQSLPYGSASGTHGLFFISYCHRLYNIEQQLLSMFGERDGKMDAMLRFTKPVSGSYFFAPSLDVLTAL from the coding sequence ATGTCTCAGTTTCAGAGCGGGATCCTGTTGGAACACCGCCGTTTCGCCATTTGGCTCGAAGCCCGCGTCACGGGCGATCTTGACGCGCTGCGCCAGGGCAGCAAATCCTTCCTGCAGCAGCTTGAAGCGCTGCAAACTAAATTCAGTGATGCCGGAATGGGCGCGGTGATCGCCTTTGGCGATGCGCTGTGGCGCGATCTGCAAGGCAACGCTTCTGCACCTGAACTCAAAGCTTTCGCCGCGCTCGGTAACGGCATTGCGCCGGCCACGCAGCGCGATTTGCTGATCCATATTCAATCTCAACGACACGACGTGAACTTCGCGCTCGCTCAGGCCGCACTCAGCGCCTTTGCTGCTGCCGTCAATATCGAAGAAGAGACGCACGGTTTCCGCTGGATTGAAGACCGCGATTTGTCGGGCTTCGTCGATGGCACGGAAAACCCGCAGGGCGAAGCGCGCAAGGATGTGGCGATTATCAGCGCAGGCCCCGATGCGGGCGGCAGCTATGTGTTTACCCAACGCTGGGAGCATAACCTCAAGCTGTGGAATCGTATGGCAGTAGAGAAGCAGGAAGCGATTATTGGTCGTACCAAAGAGACGGATGAAGAGCTGCCAGGCGATCGACGTCCGGTGACGTCGCATCTCAGCCGTGTCGATCTGAAAGAAGAGGGCAAAGGGCTGAAGATTCTGCGCCAAAGCTTGCCGTACGGCAGCGCCAGCGGTACGCATGGCCTCTTTTTCATTTCTTACTGTCATCGTCTCTACAATATTGAGCAGCAGCTGCTGAGTATGTTTGGCGAGCGCGACGGAAAAATGGACGCGATGTTGCGCTTCACTAAACCGGTGAGTGGAAGCTACTTTTTTGCGCCGTCGCTGGATGTGCTTACAGCGCTGTAA
- a CDS encoding RpoE-regulated lipoprotein, with product MKVVRHALLVSSMVLAGCASSGSSTNASDSESHWYNPLSYHWSALNPLGWFGGSLEVTEQGVAGLTSTTSMSEDAINKALNGDYKLRQGMRTQNGQVVDFWQALDGDKVKLVINGSTSVERIEVQDADAKAADGSKIGDLFSAKFSKAFNNCKMVTGLDARNVECRAPGSQHLSYIYSGEWHGPEGLMPSDDTLKSWKISKIVWQR from the coding sequence ATGAAAGTTGTTCGTCACGCACTGCTGGTTAGCAGCATGGTTTTGGCCGGCTGCGCCAGTTCGGGTTCCTCAACCAACGCGAGCGATAGCGAAAGCCATTGGTACAATCCGCTGAGCTATCACTGGTCGGCGCTCAATCCGCTCGGCTGGTTTGGTGGATCGCTGGAGGTCACCGAGCAAGGCGTTGCGGGCCTGACGAGCACCACCTCAATGTCGGAAGACGCCATTAATAAAGCGCTGAACGGCGATTACAAATTGCGTCAGGGCATGCGCACGCAGAATGGTCAGGTGGTGGATTTCTGGCAGGCGCTGGATGGCGACAAGGTTAAATTGGTGATTAACGGCAGCACCAGCGTTGAGCGCATTGAAGTGCAGGATGCCGATGCCAAAGCGGCGGACGGCAGCAAGATCGGCGATCTGTTCAGCGCGAAGTTCAGCAAAGCCTTTAATAACTGCAAAATGGTCACCGGTCTCGATGCACGTAATGTTGAGTGCCGTGCGCCGGGTAGTCAGCACCTCTCCTACATCTATAGCGGAGAATGGCATGGTCCGGAAGGCTTGATGCCGTCGGACGATACCCTGAAAAGCTGGAAAATCAGCAAGATTGTCTGGCAGCGTTAA
- a CDS encoding DUF2919 domain-containing protein, producing the protein MVGLKYLPEEYDAKGQLRLPFLFWLILLLQARTWLLLVMAGASRQQGNDLLALFYPDRQSFWLGLALGIPAAIGLLLTGYRQRWPRLWQSWRHVLSASLLISLLWQGSSLLQGAFPDSPLPLLLTLFDLLALFWLQTQPRLRDCFLPEHQHIE; encoded by the coding sequence ATGGTCGGTTTGAAATACCTTCCTGAAGAGTACGATGCGAAAGGGCAGCTGCGGCTGCCATTTCTTTTCTGGCTGATCCTGTTATTACAGGCGCGCACCTGGCTGCTGCTGGTGATGGCGGGCGCATCGCGTCAGCAGGGCAATGATTTGCTGGCGCTGTTCTATCCCGATCGCCAAAGCTTCTGGCTGGGACTGGCGTTAGGCATTCCGGCGGCGATTGGCTTGTTACTGACCGGCTATCGCCAGCGCTGGCCGCGCCTGTGGCAAAGCTGGCGCCATGTATTAAGTGCATCGCTGCTCATCAGCCTGCTGTGGCAAGGTTCCAGCCTGCTGCAAGGCGCCTTTCCCGACTCGCCGCTGCCGCTGTTATTGACGCTATTTGACCTGCTGGCGCTGTTCTGGCTGCAAACGCAACCGCGCCTGCGCGACTGCTTTCTGCCGGAACATCAGCACATCGAATAA
- a CDS encoding GNAT family acetyltransferase has protein sequence MEIRSFRQEDFEEVITLWERCDLLRPWNDPELDIERKMNHDPELFLVAEVGGEVVGTVMGGYDGHRGSVYYLAVHPDYQGRGFANALMNRLEKKLIARGCPKINLMVREENDQVVAFYEKLEYEPVDSLLLGKRLIEDREY, from the coding sequence ATGGAAATCCGTTCTTTCCGCCAGGAAGATTTTGAAGAAGTGATCACGCTCTGGGAGCGTTGCGATTTGTTACGCCCATGGAACGATCCCGAGCTGGACATCGAACGCAAAATGAACCACGACCCGGAACTGTTTCTGGTTGCGGAAGTCGGTGGCGAAGTGGTCGGTACGGTGATGGGCGGTTACGACGGCCATCGCGGCTCCGTTTACTATCTGGCGGTGCATCCTGATTATCAGGGGCGTGGCTTTGCTAATGCGTTGATGAATCGTCTCGAGAAGAAGCTGATTGCGCGCGGTTGCCCAAAAATCAATTTGATGGTGCGTGAAGAGAACGATCAGGTAGTGGCGTTCTACGAAAAGCTCGAGTACGAGCCGGTGGATTCGCTGCTGCTGGGCAAGCGTTTGATTGAAGATCGCGAGTATTAA
- the amiA gene encoding N-acetylmuramoyl-L-alanine amidase AmiA: MKKISLLKRLTNRRQLILSGLALAVLSPRAVQAKEQNSDLRVSPRHTPPKPASNGKRIVMIDPGHGGIDSGAVGEEGSEEKHIVLAIANTVKTLLQSHPRIEVRLTRDSDHFIPLYQRVEIAHQHGANLFMSIHADGYTSPDANGASVFALSNRGASSAMARYLSQRENDADKVGGAEVQDKDHYLNQILFDLVQTDTIRNSLTLGKHVLDQIRPVHHLHSQHTEQAAFAVLKSPSIPSVLVETSFITNPREEQLLGTQAFRQKIASAIADGIARYFDEVDRREA, encoded by the coding sequence ATGAAGAAGATTTCACTGCTTAAGCGCCTTACCAATCGTCGCCAACTGATACTTTCCGGTTTAGCGCTGGCGGTGTTGTCACCGCGCGCGGTACAGGCCAAAGAACAGAACAGCGATTTGCGCGTCAGTCCGCGTCATACGCCACCGAAACCCGCCAGCAACGGCAAACGCATCGTGATGATCGATCCCGGCCACGGCGGCATCGATTCCGGCGCTGTCGGCGAAGAGGGTTCGGAAGAGAAACACATCGTGCTGGCGATCGCTAACACCGTGAAGACATTGCTGCAGTCGCATCCGCGCATCGAAGTGCGCCTGACGCGCGACAGCGACCACTTTATTCCGCTCTATCAGCGCGTCGAAATTGCCCATCAGCACGGCGCTAACCTGTTTATGTCGATTCACGCCGACGGCTACACCAGCCCCGATGCGAACGGCGCATCGGTATTTGCCCTTTCCAATCGCGGTGCCAGCAGCGCGATGGCGCGTTACCTGTCACAGCGTGAAAACGACGCCGACAAAGTGGGCGGCGCCGAGGTGCAGGATAAAGATCATTACCTCAACCAGATTCTGTTCGATCTGGTGCAGACCGATACCATCCGCAACAGCCTGACGCTGGGTAAACACGTGCTCGATCAGATTCGCCCGGTGCATCATCTGCACAGCCAGCACACCGAACAAGCCGCGTTTGCGGTGCTGAAATCGCCGTCGATTCCGTCGGTGCTGGTGGAAACCTCCTTCATTACCAATCCGCGTGAAGAGCAATTGCTCGGCACGCAGGCGTTCCGCCAGAAAATTGCCAGCGCCATTGCCGACGGCATCGCCCGCTACTTCGATGAGGTCGATCGTCGCGAAGCATAG
- the hemF gene encoding oxygen-dependent coproporphyrinogen oxidase, translating into MSNPDISRVKAFLLALQDDICAQLAAEDGKASFAEDEWQRPGGGGGRSRVLRDGAVFEQAGVNFSHVHGDQMPASATAHRPELAGRSFEAMGVSLVVHPSNPYVPTSHANVRFFIAEKPGADPVWWFGGGFDLTPYYGFEEDALHWHQTAHDLCQPFGEEIYPRYKKWCDDYFYLKHRDEQRGIGGLFYDDLNTPDFDYCFDFMQAVGNGFAAAYLPIVAKRKALPWGDRERQFQLYRRGRYVEFNLVWDRGTLFGLQTGGRTESILMSMPPLVRWEYDYKPEANSPEAALYRDFLPVKDWLK; encoded by the coding sequence ATGAGCAATCCCGATATTTCCCGCGTCAAAGCCTTTTTGCTGGCGCTGCAAGATGATATTTGCGCCCAATTAGCGGCGGAAGATGGCAAGGCGAGCTTTGCCGAAGACGAGTGGCAGCGTCCCGGCGGCGGCGGTGGACGCAGTCGCGTCTTGCGTGATGGCGCGGTATTTGAACAAGCTGGCGTTAACTTCTCGCACGTACACGGCGATCAAATGCCAGCATCCGCTACCGCACATCGTCCCGAACTGGCTGGCCGCAGCTTTGAAGCGATGGGTGTGTCGCTGGTGGTGCATCCATCCAATCCTTACGTACCAACCAGCCACGCCAACGTGCGCTTCTTTATTGCGGAAAAACCGGGAGCCGATCCGGTGTGGTGGTTTGGCGGCGGTTTCGATCTCACTCCCTATTACGGCTTCGAAGAGGATGCGCTGCACTGGCATCAAACCGCACACGATCTGTGCCAGCCGTTTGGTGAAGAGATTTACCCGCGCTACAAAAAGTGGTGCGACGATTACTTCTATCTCAAGCATCGCGACGAGCAGCGCGGCATCGGCGGCCTGTTCTATGACGATCTGAACACGCCCGATTTCGATTACTGCTTCGATTTCATGCAGGCGGTCGGCAACGGTTTCGCCGCTGCCTATCTGCCGATTGTGGCGAAGCGCAAAGCGCTGCCGTGGGGCGATCGCGAGCGCCAGTTCCAGCTTTACCGTCGTGGTCGCTACGTCGAGTTCAATCTGGTGTGGGATCGCGGCACGCTGTTTGGCCTGCAAACCGGCGGCCGCACCGAATCGATTTTGATGTCGATGCCACCGCTGGTGCGCTGGGAATATGATTATAAGCCAGAAGCCAATTCCCCCGAAGCCGCGCTGTACCGCGATTTCCTGCCAGTCAAAGATTGGCTGAAATAA
- the maeB gene encoding NADP-dependent oxaloacetate-decarboxylating malate dehydrogenase, with protein sequence MDDQLKQSALDFHQFPTPGKIQVSPTKPLATQRDLALAYSPGVAAPCLEIAADPLAARKYTARGNLVAVISNGTAVLGLGNIGALASKPVMEGKGVLFKKFAGIDVFDIEIDERDPDKLIEVIAALEPTFGGINLEDIKAPECFYIEQQLRERMQIPVFHDDQHGTAIICTAAVLNGLTIVKKAISDVRLVVSGAGASAIACLNLLVALGMQQHNIVVCDSKGVIYRDREPNMTPTKAAYAVADSGARTLDEVIGGADIFLGCSGPKALTPEMVQKMAQDPLILALANPEPEIMPPLAKQVRPDAIICTGRSDFPNQVNNVLCFPFIFRGALDVGATAINEEMKLAAVHAIAALAQAEQSDVVASAYDDQDLSFGPEYLIPKPFDPRLIVQIAPAVAKAAMESGVATRPIEDFDAYREQLTEFVYKTNLFMKPIFSQARKDPKRVVLAEGEEVRVLHATQELVTLGLAKPILIGRPNVIAMRLQKQGLKIEAGKDFEIVNNESDPRFKEYWNEYYQIMKRRGVTPETAQRAVIGNPTLIGAIMVHRGEADALICGTIGDYQEHYDVVEKVFGLREDVKVAGAMNALLLPSGNTFIADTYVNEDPSAEQLADITLLAAETVRRFGIEPRVALLSHSSFGTSNAPGARKMRDVLALIQQRAPELEIDGEMHGDAALVESIRRELMPDSPLKGTANLLIMPNVEAARISYNLLRVSCSEGVTVGPVLMGISKPVHVLTRIASVRRIVNMVALAVVEAQTEPL encoded by the coding sequence ATGGACGATCAACTCAAGCAAAGCGCGCTCGATTTTCACCAATTCCCCACGCCCGGAAAAATTCAGGTTTCACCCACCAAACCGTTAGCCACACAGCGCGATCTGGCGCTGGCCTATTCGCCCGGCGTCGCCGCGCCTTGTCTGGAAATTGCCGCCGATCCGCTGGCGGCACGCAAATACACCGCGCGCGGCAATCTGGTGGCGGTGATCTCCAACGGTACGGCGGTGCTGGGATTGGGCAATATTGGCGCGCTGGCGAGTAAGCCGGTGATGGAAGGCAAGGGCGTGCTGTTTAAAAAGTTCGCTGGCATTGACGTATTTGATATCGAAATCGATGAGCGCGATCCCGATAAGTTGATTGAGGTGATTGCCGCGCTGGAACCCACTTTTGGTGGCATCAACCTGGAAGATATCAAAGCGCCCGAGTGCTTCTATATTGAGCAACAGCTGCGTGAGCGCATGCAGATTCCGGTGTTCCACGACGATCAGCACGGCACGGCGATCATCTGTACTGCCGCGGTACTCAACGGCTTAACCATCGTCAAAAAAGCCATCAGCGATGTGCGGCTGGTGGTCTCCGGCGCGGGTGCTTCGGCGATTGCCTGCCTGAATCTGCTGGTGGCGCTCGGCATGCAGCAGCACAACATTGTGGTTTGCGATTCCAAAGGCGTGATCTATCGCGATCGCGAGCCGAATATGACGCCGACCAAAGCCGCGTACGCGGTAGCCGACAGCGGCGCACGCACGCTGGATGAGGTGATTGGCGGCGCAGATATCTTCCTCGGTTGTTCTGGTCCCAAAGCTTTAACGCCGGAAATGGTGCAGAAGATGGCGCAGGATCCGCTGATTCTGGCGCTAGCCAATCCCGAACCGGAAATCATGCCGCCGCTGGCGAAACAGGTGCGGCCCGACGCGATTATCTGCACCGGTCGCTCTGATTTCCCCAATCAGGTGAACAACGTGCTGTGCTTCCCGTTTATTTTTCGTGGTGCGCTGGATGTGGGTGCCACGGCGATCAATGAAGAGATGAAGCTGGCGGCGGTACACGCGATTGCGGCGCTGGCGCAGGCGGAACAGAGCGATGTGGTGGCGTCGGCGTATGACGATCAGGATCTAAGCTTTGGCCCGGAATACCTGATCCCCAAACCTTTTGATCCGCGTTTGATTGTTCAGATCGCGCCAGCGGTAGCCAAAGCGGCGATGGAATCGGGCGTCGCCACGCGACCAATAGAAGATTTTGATGCCTATCGTGAGCAGCTTACCGAGTTCGTCTACAAAACTAACCTGTTTATGAAGCCGATCTTCTCGCAGGCGCGCAAAGATCCCAAACGCGTGGTGCTGGCCGAAGGCGAAGAGGTGCGCGTGCTGCATGCCACGCAGGAACTGGTAACACTGGGCCTGGCGAAACCGATTCTGATTGGTCGCCCGAACGTCATCGCCATGCGTCTGCAAAAGCAGGGGTTGAAGATCGAGGCGGGTAAAGATTTTGAGATCGTTAATAACGAGTCCGATCCGCGTTTCAAAGAGTACTGGAACGAGTATTACCAGATCATGAAACGGCGTGGCGTGACGCCGGAAACCGCCCAGCGCGCTGTGATCGGCAATCCTACGTTAATTGGCGCAATCATGGTGCATCGCGGCGAGGCTGACGCGCTGATCTGCGGCACCATCGGCGATTATCAGGAACATTACGACGTGGTGGAGAAAGTGTTTGGGCTGCGTGAAGACGTGAAGGTGGCGGGCGCGATGAATGCGCTGCTGCTGCCGAGCGGCAACACCTTTATTGCCGACACCTACGTCAATGAAGATCCCAGCGCCGAGCAGCTCGCGGATATCACGCTGCTGGCGGCGGAAACGGTGCGACGCTTCGGCATTGAACCGCGCGTGGCGCTGCTGTCGCACTCCAGCTTTGGCACCTCGAATGCGCCGGGCGCGCGCAAAATGCGCGACGTGCTGGCGCTGATTCAGCAACGCGCCCCGGAACTGGAAATTGATGGCGAGATGCACGGCGACGCGGCGCTGGTTGAGAGCATTCGCCGCGAACTGATGCCAGATAGCCCGCTGAAAGGCACCGCAAATTTGCTGATTATGCCGAACGTCGAAGCGGCGCGTATCAGCTATAACCTGCTGCGCGTCTCCTGCTCCGAGGGTGTCACGGTGGGACCGGTGCTGATGGGGATCAGCAAACCGGTGCATGTGTTGACGCGCATCGCATCGGTGCGGCGCATTGTAAATATGGTGGCGTTAGCGGTGGTGGAGGCGCAGACTGAACCGTTATAA
- the tal gene encoding transaldolase, with translation MNQLDALKQYTTVVADSGDIESIRHYHPEDATTNPSLILKAAGLDAYKHLIDDAIDYAKKQGGSKETQIINASDKVAINLGMEILKSVPGRVSTEVDARLSFDRGMCVTKAEKLVRLYEEHGIDRSRILIKLASTWEGIKAAEELEKNGIQCNLTLLFSFAQARACAEAGVFLISPFVGRIYDWYNSRKPIDPYVVDEDPGVKSVRRIYDYYKKHRYSTVIMGASFRKVEQIQALAGCDRLTISPNLLEELANSDAPLERKLEPSTEGFHQPASLSEAEFRWEHNQDPMAVEKLSDGIRQFAIDQQKLEDVLSSRL, from the coding sequence ATGAACCAGCTAGATGCATTAAAACAGTACACCACCGTGGTGGCAGACAGCGGCGATATCGAATCCATTCGCCATTATCACCCGGAAGATGCGACCACCAACCCATCATTGATTCTGAAAGCCGCCGGTCTCGACGCCTACAAACATCTGATTGATGACGCCATCGACTACGCGAAAAAACAGGGCGGCAGCAAAGAGACGCAAATCATCAACGCCAGCGACAAAGTGGCAATCAACCTCGGTATGGAAATTCTGAAAAGCGTACCGGGCCGTGTTTCGACCGAAGTGGATGCGCGCCTCTCCTTCGATCGTGGCATGTGTGTGACCAAAGCCGAGAAGCTGGTCCGTCTGTACGAAGAGCATGGCATCGACCGCTCACGCATTCTGATCAAGCTGGCTTCGACCTGGGAAGGCATCAAAGCCGCCGAGGAGCTGGAAAAAAACGGTATTCAGTGCAACCTGACGCTGTTGTTCTCCTTCGCTCAGGCGCGTGCCTGTGCTGAAGCCGGTGTGTTCCTGATCTCGCCGTTTGTTGGCCGAATTTACGACTGGTACAACTCCCGCAAACCGATCGACCCGTACGTGGTTGATGAAGATCCGGGCGTGAAATCTGTGCGTCGTATCTACGATTACTACAAGAAGCACCGTTACAGCACCGTCATCATGGGTGCCAGCTTCCGTAAAGTAGAACAGATACAGGCGCTGGCCGGCTGTGACCGTTTGACCATTTCCCCTAACCTGCTGGAAGAGCTGGCCAACAGCGATGCGCCGCTGGAGCGTAAGCTGGAGCCATCAACCGAAGGCTTCCATCAGCCGGCTTCACTGTCTGAAGCGGAATTCCGCTGGGAACACAATCAGGATCCGATGGCGGTAGAAAAACTGTCAGACGGCATCCGTCAGTTCGCCATCGACCAGCAGAAGCTGGAAGACGTGCTCTCTTCTCGTCTGTAA